A window from Nocardioides mesophilus encodes these proteins:
- a CDS encoding xylulokinase, whose amino-acid sequence MAPGHGGFVLAVDLGSSGLKVGLVSSTGEVVGWTHHPLDTERGPGGAVTQDAHTWWRLVTESVRWCLARTAVPAREVVAVGVTGQWASTVPVDVDGLPVGPCVMWSDTRGAPYSREVVGGHVQGYRATALAAWVRRTAGVPSPSGADPVGHMLHLQHDEPGTARAARWFLEPVDYLSMRFTGRAAATPASMTAAWLTDNRGATPGYDRQLLARSGVDPDRLPPLLPTGSVIGRVRPDVAGSLGLGSGTVVVAGIPDLHASVVGSGFVRDHEAHLSIGTTAWVSCPLPAKKTDVLHQMATVPGLRPGGYLLGNNQESAGRCLEWFLAAGGGGVPDGYDGLLRLAATAPPGSGGVLFTPWLAGERSPVEDRTLRGGFHNLSLSTTPADLARAVLEGVAYNARWLLEAADRFAGRRLEPLRLVGGGARSLLWSGIVADVCDRPVERVAEPLLAVLRGAGLFAGVAVGSLGWDDVAALVPVDGVLRPRPENRDVLDALFAELPGLYRRQRRMHARLNRPAG is encoded by the coding sequence ATGGCGCCCGGGCACGGCGGGTTCGTCCTCGCCGTCGACCTCGGCAGCAGCGGGCTCAAGGTGGGCCTGGTCTCCTCCACCGGCGAGGTCGTCGGGTGGACCCACCACCCGCTGGACACCGAGCGCGGGCCCGGCGGGGCGGTCACCCAGGACGCGCACACCTGGTGGCGGCTCGTCACCGAGTCGGTGCGGTGGTGCCTGGCCCGGACCGCGGTCCCCGCCCGGGAGGTCGTCGCGGTGGGCGTGACCGGCCAGTGGGCCAGCACGGTGCCGGTCGACGTGGACGGCCTGCCGGTGGGCCCGTGCGTGATGTGGAGCGACACCCGCGGGGCGCCGTACTCCCGCGAGGTCGTGGGCGGCCACGTCCAGGGCTACCGAGCCACCGCGCTGGCTGCCTGGGTACGGCGTACCGCCGGCGTCCCGAGCCCCTCGGGGGCCGACCCGGTCGGCCACATGCTGCACCTGCAGCACGACGAGCCGGGCACCGCCCGGGCGGCCCGGTGGTTCCTCGAGCCGGTCGACTACCTGTCGATGCGGTTCACCGGCCGGGCCGCGGCCACCCCGGCGTCGATGACCGCGGCGTGGCTGACCGACAACCGCGGCGCCACGCCCGGCTACGACCGGCAGCTGCTGGCCCGTTCCGGGGTGGACCCGGACCGGCTGCCGCCGCTGCTGCCCACCGGGTCGGTGATCGGGCGGGTCCGCCCGGACGTGGCCGGGTCGCTGGGCCTCGGGTCGGGGACCGTGGTGGTCGCCGGGATCCCGGACCTGCACGCCTCGGTCGTCGGGTCGGGCTTCGTGCGCGACCACGAGGCCCACCTCTCGATCGGCACGACCGCCTGGGTGAGCTGCCCGCTGCCGGCGAAGAAGACCGACGTGCTTCACCAGATGGCCACCGTGCCGGGTTTGCGTCCGGGCGGCTACCTGCTGGGCAACAACCAGGAGAGCGCCGGCCGCTGCCTGGAGTGGTTTCTCGCGGCCGGCGGCGGGGGCGTCCCCGACGGGTACGACGGCCTGCTCAGGCTGGCCGCGACGGCGCCGCCAGGCTCGGGAGGGGTCCTGTTCACCCCCTGGCTCGCGGGCGAGCGGTCACCGGTGGAGGACCGCACGCTGCGCGGCGGCTTCCACAACCTGTCGCTGAGCACCACGCCGGCGGACCTGGCCCGGGCGGTGCTCGAAGGAGTCGCCTACAACGCGCGCTGGCTGCTGGAGGCCGCGGACCGGTTCGCCGGGCGGCGCCTGGAGCCGCTGCGGCTCGTCGGCGGCGGGGCCAGGTCGCTGCTCTGGTCGGGGATCGTCGCGGACGTCTGCGACCGGCCGGTCGAGCGGGTGGCCGAGCCGTTGCTCGCGGTCCTGCGCGGGGCCGGACTGTTCGCCGGCGTCGCGGTCGGCTCGCTGGGCTGGGACGACGTCGCGGCGCTGGTGCCGGTGGACGGGGTCCTGCGGCCCCGGCCCGAGAACCGCGACGTCCTCGACGCCCTGTTCGCCGAGCTGCCGGGGCTCTACCGCCGGCAACGACGGATGCACGCGCGCCTGAACCGCCCGGCCGGCTGA
- a CDS encoding pyridoxal phosphate-dependent decarboxylase family protein — MADPDFPYTGRFEVHRTLPAQGRPREEVLAELRTMAAEEDAFWETGKCSGTMYSGDHDHYRFLTEAFGMFAHVNVLQRDMCPSATKFEGEIIAMALDLMHADAVTGATPAGLVTSGGSGSILHALLAYREHAAATRAVRRPNFVKPETGHPAFDKACRLLGIELRVVEVDPGTTLVHPSRVADRVDDQTIAIMGSACNYGYGTIDPIGELGEVALDLGVGLHVDSCLGGFILPFGEQLGYDVPPFDFRVPGVSSISADTHKYGYAFKGSSTVLFRDKSVRDAQFFHLPGWSGGKYMSPGIEGSRSGGLLASTWAAMVQLGREGYLRYAREIFATSAAMQDVVGEHPELRIMGSPTFCFSFTSEVFDIYHVADSMRARGWRFNGQQYPNAVHMAVTRPQTRPGVVEEFAEDLAEAVGYARTMQAAGTQPFSGAIYGGVPGGLTLEAEQLIESVMNDMLDKQLAVPPPEG, encoded by the coding sequence ATGGCGGACCCGGACTTCCCGTACACCGGTCGCTTCGAGGTGCACCGCACGCTGCCCGCCCAGGGCCGCCCGCGCGAGGAGGTGCTCGCCGAGCTGCGGACGATGGCCGCCGAGGAGGACGCGTTCTGGGAGACCGGCAAGTGCTCGGGCACGATGTACTCCGGCGACCACGACCACTACCGCTTCCTGACCGAGGCCTTCGGGATGTTCGCGCACGTCAACGTCCTGCAGCGCGACATGTGCCCGAGCGCGACGAAGTTCGAGGGCGAGATCATCGCGATGGCCCTCGACCTGATGCACGCCGACGCGGTGACCGGCGCCACCCCGGCCGGCCTGGTGACCAGCGGAGGCAGCGGCAGCATCCTGCACGCGCTGCTCGCCTACCGCGAGCACGCGGCCGCCACCCGCGCGGTCCGCCGGCCCAACTTCGTCAAGCCCGAGACCGGGCACCCGGCCTTCGACAAGGCCTGCCGCCTGCTCGGCATCGAGCTTAGGGTCGTCGAGGTCGACCCCGGCACCACGCTGGTGCACCCCTCGCGGGTGGCCGACCGGGTCGACGACCAGACCATCGCGATCATGGGCTCGGCCTGCAACTACGGCTACGGGACGATCGACCCGATCGGCGAGCTGGGCGAGGTGGCGCTCGACCTGGGCGTCGGCCTGCACGTCGACAGCTGCCTGGGCGGCTTCATCCTGCCGTTCGGCGAGCAGCTCGGCTACGACGTACCTCCGTTCGACTTCCGGGTGCCCGGCGTCTCCTCGATCTCCGCGGACACCCACAAGTACGGCTACGCCTTCAAGGGCAGCTCGACGGTGCTGTTCCGGGACAAGAGCGTGCGCGACGCCCAGTTCTTCCACCTGCCCGGCTGGAGCGGCGGGAAGTACATGTCGCCGGGGATCGAGGGGTCGCGCTCCGGCGGCCTGCTGGCGTCGACCTGGGCCGCGATGGTGCAGCTGGGACGCGAGGGCTACCTGCGCTACGCACGGGAGATCTTCGCGACCTCCGCGGCGATGCAGGACGTGGTCGGCGAGCACCCGGAGCTGCGGATCATGGGCAGCCCCACGTTCTGCTTCAGCTTCACCTCCGAGGTCTTCGACATCTACCACGTGGCCGACTCCATGCGGGCCAGGGGCTGGCGGTTCAACGGCCAGCAGTACCCGAACGCGGTGCACATGGCCGTCACCCGGCCGCAGACCCGGCCCGGGGTGGTCGAGGAGTTCGCCGAGGACCTCGCCGAGGCCGTCGGCTACGCCAGGACGATGCAGGCCGCGGGCACCCAGCCGTTCAGCGGGGCCATCTACGGCGGCGTCCCCGGCGGGCTGACCCTGGAGGCCGAGCAGCTCATCGAGTCGGTGATGAACGACATGCTGGACAAGCAGCTCGCGGTGCCCCCGCCGGAGGGGTGA
- a CDS encoding chloride channel protein: MTPRMLMITALAVPIGAAAAVISWALLQLIGLITNAVFYQRVSTTLVAPGAEDHNPFLVLLAPVVGGLVIGLMARYGSEKIRGHGMPEAIEAILIGGSKVQPRVAVLKPVSSAVAIGTGGPFGAEGPIIMTGGAIGSLFAQFLHLTADERKTLLVAGATAGMAATFNSPLAALVLAVELLLFEWRPRSLIPVAAAVSVAAVVRQPLLGSGALFPVDVPLHLGTSAYLLCVVSGVISGLLAIAATGLVYASEDAFGKLPVHWMWWPAIGGLVIGIGGLFVPEALGVGYDIIEAELTGSIGLGLVVGILIVKTLIWSLSLGSGTSGGVLAPMFMIGGALGSLEAHVFPAVGPGFWALVALAGVLGGVMRSPLTGVVFALELTHQYEAVLPLVIAATTAFAVSVLLLKRSVLTEKIARRGYHLTREYDVDPLEVFFVSEVMSEDVLELEDGLTVAEAVQVLGAPLDGGSDWEQRLYPVVDSAGALRGVVTRRTLLAETAAGRGDRSMAEVMRPPAAVTHADQTLRHVAELMSRAEVNRVPVLDRDDASSVLGIVSLTQLLAARQRDQQEARERERVFRVRLVTPLWSRR, translated from the coding sequence GTGACCCCCCGCATGCTGATGATCACCGCGCTCGCGGTGCCGATCGGGGCTGCCGCGGCGGTGATCTCCTGGGCGTTGCTGCAGCTGATCGGGCTGATCACCAACGCGGTGTTCTACCAGCGCGTCTCCACCACGCTGGTGGCGCCGGGCGCCGAGGACCACAACCCGTTCCTGGTGCTGCTCGCTCCCGTGGTCGGCGGCCTCGTCATCGGCTTGATGGCCCGCTACGGCTCGGAGAAGATCCGCGGCCACGGGATGCCCGAGGCGATCGAGGCGATCCTGATCGGCGGCAGCAAGGTGCAGCCCCGGGTCGCCGTGCTCAAGCCGGTCTCGTCCGCGGTGGCGATCGGCACCGGCGGCCCGTTCGGTGCGGAGGGACCGATCATCATGACCGGCGGCGCGATCGGCTCGCTGTTCGCGCAGTTCCTGCACCTGACCGCCGACGAGCGGAAGACCCTGCTGGTCGCCGGCGCCACCGCGGGCATGGCGGCGACCTTCAACTCTCCGCTCGCGGCGCTCGTGCTCGCTGTCGAGCTGCTGCTGTTCGAGTGGCGCCCCCGCAGCCTGATCCCCGTCGCCGCCGCGGTCAGCGTCGCGGCCGTCGTCCGCCAGCCGCTGCTCGGCTCCGGCGCGCTGTTCCCGGTCGACGTGCCGCTGCACCTCGGCACCTCGGCGTACCTGCTCTGCGTGGTCTCCGGGGTGATCTCGGGGCTGCTGGCGATCGCCGCGACCGGCCTCGTCTACGCCTCCGAGGACGCCTTCGGCAAGCTGCCGGTGCACTGGATGTGGTGGCCGGCGATCGGTGGCCTCGTCATCGGGATCGGTGGACTGTTCGTCCCCGAGGCGCTCGGCGTCGGCTACGACATCATCGAGGCCGAGCTCACCGGCTCGATCGGTCTCGGGCTGGTGGTCGGGATCCTGATCGTGAAGACCCTGATCTGGTCGCTGTCGCTGGGCTCCGGCACCTCCGGAGGCGTCCTGGCGCCGATGTTCATGATCGGTGGTGCGCTCGGCTCGCTGGAGGCGCACGTGTTCCCGGCGGTCGGCCCCGGCTTCTGGGCGCTGGTCGCCCTGGCCGGGGTGCTCGGCGGGGTGATGCGCTCGCCGCTGACCGGGGTGGTGTTCGCCCTCGAGCTCACCCACCAGTACGAAGCGGTGCTGCCGCTGGTGATCGCCGCGACCACGGCGTTCGCGGTCTCGGTGCTGCTGCTGAAGCGCTCGGTGCTCACCGAGAAGATCGCCCGGCGCGGCTACCACCTCACCCGCGAGTACGACGTCGACCCGCTCGAGGTGTTCTTCGTCAGCGAGGTGATGAGCGAGGACGTGCTCGAGCTCGAGGACGGCCTCACCGTGGCCGAGGCGGTGCAGGTGCTCGGCGCCCCGCTCGACGGCGGCAGCGACTGGGAGCAGCGGCTCTACCCGGTCGTCGACTCCGCGGGGGCGCTGCGCGGCGTGGTCACCCGGCGCACCCTTCTCGCCGAGACGGCCGCCGGGCGCGGCGACCGGTCGATGGCGGAGGTGATGCGACCGCCGGCGGCGGTCACCCACGCCGACCAGACGCTGCGCCACGTCGCCGAGCTGATGTCGCGCGCGGAGGTGAACCGGGTCCCGGTGCTGGACCGGGACGACGCCTCCTCGGTCCTCGGGATCGTCTCGCTGACCCAGCTGCTCGCCGCCCGGCAGCGCGACCAGCAGGAGGCCCGTGAGCGTGAGCGGGTGTTCCGGGTCCGGCTCGTCACCCCGCTCTGGTCGCGTCGCTGA
- a CDS encoding MarR family winged helix-turn-helix transcriptional regulator codes for MPNDKDYERLLDFRIKLREFDQWSRAAAAEQGLTHAQHQLLLAVRGHRGAEAPTIRDVAEALLVKQHTASELVDRTQALGLLERVRDAEDHRRVRLRLTERGQEVLGRLTAVHLEELRNLAHALDRL; via the coding sequence GTGCCGAACGACAAAGACTACGAACGCCTCCTGGACTTCCGGATCAAGCTGCGCGAGTTCGACCAGTGGAGCCGGGCGGCGGCGGCCGAGCAGGGGCTGACCCATGCCCAGCACCAGCTGCTGCTCGCGGTCCGCGGCCACCGGGGGGCGGAGGCGCCCACCATCCGCGACGTCGCCGAGGCACTGCTCGTCAAGCAGCACACCGCCAGCGAGCTCGTCGACCGCACCCAGGCGCTGGGCCTCCTGGAGCGGGTCCGCGACGCCGAGGACCACCGCCGGGTGCGGCTGCGGCTGACCGAGCGGGGTCAGGAGGTGCTGGGGCGGCTCACCGCCGTGCACCTGGAGGAGCTCCGCAACCTGGCGCACGCGCTCGACCGGTTGTGA